The Setaria italica strain Yugu1 chromosome IX, Setaria_italica_v2.0, whole genome shotgun sequence genome has a window encoding:
- the LOC101767432 gene encoding chaperonin-like RbcX protein 2, chloroplastic, which produces MAGVQMMPAAVDVAGLRKTRAGAAPSGGSSVSTTSLFAGDYRRRARRPSCSVRALRQSRSRGGLGIVCNLGGQYDDTFDDVQLQLMNYFTYKAVRTVLTQLYEMNPSNYRWFYNFVAVNKPTDGKLFLRALSKERQELAERVMITRLHLYGKWIKKCDHAKMYEMISDENLTLMRERLMETVIWPTDDTNTEKIG; this is translated from the exons ATGGCCGGAGTTCAGATGATGCCGGCGGCCGTGGACGTAGCGGGGCTGAGGAAGACGCGCGCGGGGGCCGCACCGTCGGGCGGCTCATCGGTGAGCACCACCAGCTTGTTCGCGGGGGATTACAGGAGGAGGGCTCGCCGGCCGTCCTGCTCGGTCAGGGCCCTCAGGCAGAGCCGGAGCAGGGGAGGGCTCGGCATCGTCTGTAACCTCGGGGGGCAGTACGATGATACCTTCGATGACGTCCAGCTG CAACTGATGAACTACTTCACCTACAAAGCCGTCAGGACCGTGCTGACCCAGCTCTACGAGATGAACCCATCAAACTACCGTTGGTTCTACAA CTTCGTTGCTGTCAACAAACCTACTGATGGAAAGCTGTTCCTCCGGGCTCTCAGCAAG GAGAGGCAGGAGCTTGCCGAACGGGTGATGATAACAAGGCTTCACCTGTACGGGAAATGGATAAAG AAATGTGACCATGCGAAGATGTACGAGATGATCTCCGACGAGAACCTGACGCTGATGCGGGAGCGGCTCATGGAGACGGTCATCTGGCCAACCGATGACACCAACACGGAGAAGATCGGCTGA
- the LOC101781751 gene encoding uncharacterized protein LOC101781751: protein MAAAARRPAPIFLLSGQVDMGALTDEPGGGGWTEIECASRKAYGCGEHGQEAAEGLKLYVRLGAGPLLTSSLDIRMSDEALRRFDSELEISAPSKDMRPRPMQAEGVVQMAEEEDLTVIFLLFCRPFRLDLTYYLVYDHVGASLSMINYLSDLYLPTGTMKPVPKRRGSDFELFLMTSRLQLPRTPPPVLFVCTPEARANPASDDGIGLWQIKTQHEEIQTWPSLSKARVSGPISREASCTATCTPPATPPWTSASSGCRASAWSRWERIT from the coding sequence atggctgccgccgcccggcgtCCTGCTCCCATCTTCTTGCTGAGCGGCCAAGTGGATATGGGTGCACTTACCGACGAGCCAGGGGGTGGTGGGTGGACGGAGATCGAGTGCGCAAGCAGGAAGGCTTACGGATGTGGGGAGCACGGCCAGGAGGCGGCGGAAGGCCTCAAGCTCTACGTGCGTCTCGGCGCCGGCCCGCTCCTCACCTCCTCCCTGGACATCCGCATGAGCGACGAGGCGCTTCGAAGGTTCGACTCGGAGCTCGAGATTAGCGCCCCCAGCAAGGATATGCGTCCCCGCCCGATGCAAGCCGAGGGCGTCGTCCAGATGGCTGAGGAGGAGGACCTCACCGTCATCTTCCTGCTCTTCTGCCGCCCGTTCCGTCTCGATCTCACCTACTACCTCGTCTACGACCATGTCGGCGCGTCACTCTCCATGATCAATTACTTATCAGATCTCTACTTACCTACTGGTACGATGAAGCCCGTCCCCAAGCGCCGCGGCAGTGATTTCGAGCTGTTCCTCATGACTAGTCGCCTTCAGCTGCCTCGGACTCCGCCACCCGTTCTCTTCGTATGCACTCCGGAGGCAAGGGCGAACCCAGCGTCCGACGACGGCATCGGTCTGTGGCAGATCAAGACACAGCATGAAGAGATCCAGACGTGGCCTTCTCTTTCCAAGGCAAGGGTTTCTGGTCCGATCTCTCGCGAGGCCTCGTGTACTGCGACCTGCACACCACCAGCGACACCGCCGTGGACTTCGGCTTCATCAGGTTGCCGCGCGAGTGCCTGGAGCAGATGGGAAAGGATAACCTGA
- the LOC101768239 gene encoding 40S ribosomal protein S2-3, whose translation MAERGGERGGERGGFGRGFGRGGRGDRGGRRGGRRGPRQEEEKWVPVTKLGRLVKENKFSKIEEIYLHSLPVKEHQIVETLVPGLKDEVMKITPVQKQTRAGQRTRFKAFVVVGDNDGHVGLGVKCAKEVATAIRGAIILAKLSVVPVRRGYWGNKIGQPHTVPCKVTGKCGSVTVRMVPAPRGSGIVAARVPKKVLQFAGIEDVFTSSRGSTKTLGNFVKATFDCLMKTYGFLTPEFWRETKFTKTPFQEFTDLLAKPKGLMLEAPTETVEA comes from the exons AtggcggagcgcggcggcgagcgcggtggcgagcgcggcgggTTCGGCCGGGGCTTcggccgcggtggccgcggcgaccGTGGCGGGCGCCGTGGTGGCCGGCGCGGCCCGcgccaggaggaggagaagtGGGTCCCCGTCACCAAGCTCGGCCGCCTCGTGAAGGAGAACAAGTTCAGCAAGATCGAGGAGATCTACCTCCACTCGCTCCCCGTCAAGGAGCACCAGATCGTGGAGACCCTCGTCCCGGGGCTCAAGGACGAGGTCATGAAGATCACGCCCGTGCAGAAGCAGACCCGCGCCGGGCAGCGCACCCGCTTCAAGGCCTTCGTCGTTGTCGGCGACAACGACGGCCACGTCGGGCTCGGCGTCAAGTGCGCCAAGGAGGTGGCCACCGCCATCCGCGGCGCCATCATCCTCGCCAAGCTCTCCGTCGTGCCCGTCAGGAGGGGGTACTGGGGCAACAAGATTGGCCAGCCGCACACCGTGCCCTGCAAGGTCACCGGCAAGTGCGGCTCCGTCACCGTGCGCATGGTGCCCGCGCCCAGGGGTTCCGGCATCGTCGCTGCGCGCGTGCCCAAGAAGGTGCTGCAGTTCGCTGGCATTGAAGACGTCTTCACCTCGTCCCGTGGCTCCACCAAGACCCTCGGCAACTTCGTGAAG GCAACCTTTGACTGCCTGATGAAGACCTACGGTTTCCTTACACCTGAGTTCTGGAGGGAGACCAAGTTCACCAAGACTCCGTTCCAGGAGTTCACTGACCTCCTGGCAAAGCCCAAGGGTCTTATGCTTGAGGCCCCCACTGAGACAGTAGAGGCTTAG
- the LOC101782148 gene encoding GDSL esterase/lipase At5g03610 — translation MKLFAAACFVLLLLNCRVAESRRHRHHHSPKAAYRTHKLFVFGDDFADDGNGDSDSVAKPTGRFSDGLVQSDFLAKIMGHSESPPPYTGDDWDNGIDASGLNFAVAGAAALDVTGGVLNISAQVQQLRNLVRDGLVDDRDFKESVALVAYSGNDYTSQDNLDDQVAKVVDELASVVSQLQDLGVTKVLVNTVPPFGCSPWLARLSDYSSCDGDGNANSDKHNAALRDRLGGE, via the exons ATGAAGCttttcgccgccgcctgcttcgtcctcctcctcctcaatt GCCGTGTGGCGGAGTCCCGGCGGCACCGTCATCACCATAGCCCCAAGGCGGCCTATCGGACGCACAAGCTGTTCGTGTTCGGGGACGACTTCGCCGACGACGGCAACGGCGACTCGGACTCCGTCGC GAAGCCGACCGGCCGCTTCTCCGACGGCCTGGTGCAGTCGGACTTCCTGGCCAAGATCATGGGCCACAGCGAGTCCCCTCCGCCCTACACGGGCGACGACTGGGACAACGGCATCGACGCGTCCGGCTTGaacttcgccgtcgccggcgccgccgcgctggatGTGACGGGGGGCgtgctcaacatcagcgcgcaggTCCAGCAGCTCAGGAACCTGGTCAGGGACGGCCTGGTCGACGACCGCGACTTCAAGGAGTCGGTGGCGCTCGTCGCCTACTCCGGCAATGACTACACCAGCCAGGAC AACTTGGACGATCAGGTGGCGAAGGTGGTGGATGAGCTTGCGAGCGTGGTGTCGCAGCTGCAGGACCTGGGCGTGACTAAGGTGCTGGTGAACACGGTGCCCCCGTTCGGGTGCTCGCCGTGGCTGGCCAGGCTCTCCGACTACAGCTcgtgcgacggcgacggcaacgCGAACTCCGACAAGCACAACGCGGCGCTCCGGGACCGGCTGGGCGGCGAGTAG
- the LOC101768647 gene encoding uncharacterized protein LOC101768647 has product MELPWGMLLLLVLSVSSSSSSSAAVATLAVSAPPPAPAPRHAQDAEGLLINGNFETAPRKLNKTLIVGRHSLPGWTLRGHVEYVSGGPQPGGMFFAVPHGVHALRLGSRASASQNVTVRPGALYALTFAATRTCAQDENLRIAVAPSLSAPADVAVRTLYSGASADTWAWGFRASSPVAQVTFANPGVQEDPACGPLLDAVAIKELPTPYPTKDNLIKNAGFEIGPQVFKNSSVGVLLPPKQKDTTSPLPGWIIESLKAVRFIDAAHFSVPEGQYAVELVAGRESAIAQVIRTVPNRAYNLSFAVGDAKNGCHGSMLVEAFAGNVTQKVPFESAGKGAFKAAGFRFVASGVRTRLTFYSSYYHTKASDGVSLCGPVLDQVKVVPLPVKA; this is encoded by the exons ATGGAGCTTCCATGGggaatgctgctgctgctggtcctctccgtctcctcctcgtcctcctcctccgcggctgTTGCCACACTCGCAGTCAGTGCTCCGCCCCCAGCTCCTGCGCCTCGCCATGCTCAAGACGCTGAAG GCCTGCTCATCAACGGCAACTTCGAGACGGCGCCGAGGAAGCTGAACAAGACCCTCATCGTGGGCCGCCACTCGCTGCCGGGGTGGACGCTGCGCGGCCACGTCGAGTACGTCTCCGGCGGGCCGCAGCCCGGGGGCATGTTCTTCGCGGTGCCGCATGGCGTGCACGCGCTCCGCCTCGGCAGCCGCGCGTCGGCGTCGCAGAACGTGACGGTGCGCCCCGGCGCGCTCTACGCGCTCACGTTCGCGGCCACGCGTACGTGCGCGCAGGACGAGAACCTCCGCATCGCGGTGGCGCCGTCGCTCTCGGCCCCCGCCGACGTCGCCGTCCGCACGCTCTACAGCGGCGCCTCCGCCGACACCTGGGCCTGGGGCttccgcgcctcctcccctgtCGCGCAGGTCACCTTCGCCAACCCCGGCGTCCAGGAGGACCCCGCGTGCGGCCCGCTGCTCGACGCCGTCGCCATCAAGGAGCTGCCCACGCCGTACCCGACCAAAG acaACCTGATCAAGAACGCCGGCTTCGAGATCGGGCCGCAGGTGTTCAAGAACTCGTCGGTGGGCGTCCTCCTGCCGCCGAAGCAGAAGGACACGACGTCGCCGCTCCCGGGATGGATCATCGAGTCGCTTAAGGCGGTGCGCTTCATCGACGCGGCGCACTTCTCGGTCCCCGAGGGGCAGTACGCCGTGGAGCTGGTGGCGGGACGCGAGAGCGCCATCGCGCAGGTGATCCGCACGGTCCCCAACCGCGCCTACAACCTGTCCTTCGCCGTCGGCGACGCCAAGAACGGCTGCCACGGGTCCATGCTGGTGGAGGCGTTCGCCGGCAACGTGACGCAGAAGGTGCCGTTCGAGTCCGCCGGGAAGGGCGCGTTCAAGGCGGCGGGGTTCAGGTTCGTGGCGAGCGGCGTCAGAACCCGGCTCACCTTCTACAGCTCCTACTACCACACCAAGGCCAGCGACGGCGTTTCGCTCTGCGGCCCCGTGCTGGATCAGGTCAAAGTCGTGCCCCTCCCCGTGAAGGCGTAG
- the LOC101769050 gene encoding mavicyanin — MAMGMKGFLVLTLGLAMAATSSAVTYKVGDSSGWTILGNINYTDWTTKKNFHVGDIIEFVYPQGIHNVLEVTKDAYDSCSNSTPIATHTSGDDKIAIKRPGHRFFICGVPGHCAAGQKVNIRVLKPRSSDAPSKAPAPAPARSSSAASPSGGSEPSAASPPAASSTDSTPDTPATTAPAPNANGAGVVRAGYRAVAAMALAAVASMAVLQ; from the exons ATGGCCATGGGCATGAAGGGTTTCCTGGTGCTGACGCTTGGGCTCGCGATGGCGGCGACCTCGTCGGCGGTCACCTACAAGGTCGGCGATAGCTCCGGCTGGACCATCCTCGGCAACATCAACTACACCGACTGGACTACGAAGAAGAACTTCCATGTTGGAGACATCATAG AGTTCGTGTACCCCCAGGGCATCCACAACGTGCTGGAGGTGACGAAGGACGCCTACGACAGCTGCAGCAACTCCACCCCCATCGCCACGCACACCTCCGGCGACGACAAGATTGCCATCAAGAGGCCCGGCCACCGCTTCTTCATCTGCGGCGTGCCCGGCCACTGCGCCGCCGGCCAGAAGGTCAACATCCGCGTCCTCAAGCCGCGGTCCTCTGACGCCCCTTccaaggcgcccgcgcccgcgcccgcgcgctcgtcgtcggcggcgtcccccagcggcggcagcgagccgagcgccgcctcgccgccggccgcgtcgtcgaCGGACAGCACCCCCGAcacgccggccaccaccgcgcccgcgcccAACGCTAATGGCGCCGGGGTCGTCCGAGCAGGTTACCGGGCTGTCGCGGCCATGGCGTTGGCGGCGGTCGCATCCATGGCAGTGCTACAGTAG